A DNA window from Aspergillus nidulans FGSC A4 chromosome I contains the following coding sequences:
- the aspf13 gene encoding allergenic cerato-platanin Asp F13 (transcript_id=CADANIAT00006717), whose protein sequence is MKLATLLPAFAAAALAAPSNPLVARQTSGTSTLSYDTKYDVADTSLTTVACSDGDYGLITEGYTTFGSLPTFARIGGAPTIPGWNSPNCGSCYQITYTSATGQTNSIIMTAIDTAPGGFNVGQQAMDLLTGGRAAELGRVDITWTQVGREQCGLTPRP, encoded by the coding sequence ATGAAGCTTGCAACCCTCCTCCCCGcgtttgctgctgcggcccTCGCAGCTCCCTCAAACCCGCTCGTCGCCCGCCAGACTTCCGGCACATCTACTCTTTCCTACGACACCAAGTACGACGTTGCCGACACCTCTCTGACTACTGTTGCCTGCTCGGACGGCGATTACGGCCTCATCACTGAAGGGTACACGACTTTTGGCTCTCTGCCTACATTCGCACGTATTGGCGGCGCACCAACCATTCCCGGCTGGAACAGCCCCAACTGTGGCTCGTGCTACCAGATCACTTACACCTCTGCAACTGGCCAGACCAACTCGATTATAATGACTGCCATCGACACTGCTCCTGGCGGCTTCAACGTCGGACAGCAGGCCATGGACCTCCTCACAGGTGGCCGCGCCGCCGAATTGGGCCGCGTTGACATCACTTGGACGCAGGTTGGACGGGAGCAGTGCGGACTGACTCCAAGACCCTAG
- a CDS encoding SDR family NAD(P)-dependent oxidoreductase (transcript_id=CADANIAT00006716), whose product MSAQTSNDHFKLENLFSVKGKVALVTGGGSGIGLMATQALAKNGAKVYITGRTSEKLNRVAELYSKNIDGQIIPLTADVTDKSSIEKLVEEISSNEKALDILINNAGVSSATQDTDKQTPEDLRKALFEDASSSMEEWDKTYRTNVVQCFYTTTAFLPLLQKATDAQRGWSSTVINISSISGIVKASQHHFAYNASKAATIHLTKMLAHEVASSGLKIRINNIAPGVFPSEMTASESDEKQKSALPKEKYEGKVPAGRPGKDEDMAATVLFAATNQYLNGQTIVVDGGPVLGGLQYLGETSGKAYHQFDLEHPSAEYVSLTNGYCLALPAIGNISFNRISLLLLI is encoded by the exons ATGTCTGCCCAAACCAGCAACGACCACttcaagctggagaatctCTTTAgcgtcaagggcaaggttgcCCTTGTTACAGGCGGCGGCTCCGGAATCGGCCTGATGGCCACGCAGGCGCTCGCAAAGAACGGCGCAAAGGTCTATATCACCGGCCGCACAAGCGAGAAACTCAACCGTGTCGCGGAGCTATATAGCAAGAACATCGACGGGCAGATAATTCCGCTTACGGCAGACGTGACGGATAAGAGCTCGATCGAGAAATTGGTCGAGGAGATCTCGAGCAATGAAAAGGCCTTGGATATCCTGATCAACAACGCGGGCGTTAGCAGCGCAACGCAGGATACGGACAAGCAAACACCGGAGGACTTGCGCAAAGCactcttcgaggacgcaAGCAGTTCCATGGAGGAGTGGGATAAGACTTACCGCACGAACGTTGTGCAGTGTTTCTACACGACGACTGCCTTCCTCCCTCTGCTCCAGAAGGCCACTGATGCCCAGCGGGGCTGGTCCTCGACTGTCATCAATATCTCATCTATTTCTGGTATTGTCAAGGCCTCGCAGCACCATTTTGCTTACAATGCAAGCAAGGCGGCTACCATCCACCTGACCAAGATGTTGGCGCACGAGGTTGCGAGCTCGGGACTGAAGATTCGTATCAACAACATCGCTCCTGGTGTCTTTCCCAGTGAGATGACAGCGAGCGAGAGCgacgagaagcagaagtcTGCGCTTCCCAAAGAGAAGTATGAAGGGAAGGTCCCGGCTGGTCGACCGGGGAAGGATGAGGACATGGCCGCCACGGTGCTGTTTGCTGCTACGAACCAGTACTTGAATGGGCAGACGATCGTTGTCGATGGCGG ACCGGTTCTTGGTGGCCTACAAT ACCTTGGAGAGACCTCTGGGAAGGCATATCATCAATTCGATCTTGAACACCCTAGTGCAGAGTACGTATCTTTGACCAACGGGTACTGTCTAGCTTTACCAGCCATTGGAAACATTTCTTTCAACCGCATAAgtctcctgcttctcatcTAA